Within the Sporomusaceae bacterium genome, the region ATGCATATACTCCGCGAGAGCCTCGCTGACGTTGAAACCTCCCACAGCGCCGTCGAAGACGAGAACTTTGTCAGTTTTGGTAAATTTACGAGCAAATTCGACCGCCTTGCGTAAGTTTTCCACCTCGACCGCGTAATCCATGAACAGGGTATTTTGCTCACAGCCTCTGAATACGTCGGCTTGCGGGCCCACAACCAGAGTGGGCAACTGTTGGGCGAAGAAGGTCCCCGGATAACCCTTGGAACTGTAATTGATGATCAGGGCCTTAATAGCCGGGTTGGGCGCCGGCAAAATATCCGGCCCCAGATGCTTTGTGCCGGGATAAAGCATATCGGTGTAACGGGTAAACGGCGTAAAGGCGAGATCGAGGTTGAATTCGTCGACATTGGCGTTGAGGAAGTTGCCGAAGAGAATACCCCCTGCGGTCGTATACGGGATTGGTCCGGGGTAGTCGATGATTAGACTCGCATCTTCAATACGGCTCAGGAGGGTGACTACTTTGCCATACCAGTTGAGGTTTAAACGGCTGAAACGCTTGTCCTGTTCGACAAGATTGTTGTCGGCGTCGACACCCATTATTCCGGCCGGTCCGACTTGGAGCATCACCGCGCAGACGAATTTTTCCTGGACGAAGGGCGATTCGTAGATCGTCCGGGCGATCAGGTTCGCAGCCCGCGGACCCATGCTCTGGTGGAAAGAGGAACGAGTTTCGATGGTTGCATAGGACATCGCAAAGGGCTTGAACAGTCTGCCCAGTTGCCGGTGATAATGAAGTTCCCGCACATCGTTGTTGTGGGCGTGGATTATCCACTTGGCCGAATAAGCCTGGGCAATGCCGTACAGCGTCCCCAACTCGGTTTCAATCGGTACGCCTTTGTCTACCGGAGCTATTCCTGAAGCTTTGCCGTCAAAATATTTGTCCAGATCAAACTTCTTGATATATTCTTCGGTCTCGCGAAACCGCAAGCCAACGCCCGCCCTCAGGAATATATTGCTTGTATGGCAGCGTTTTTCCACCTCGTCCCGGATGGCTCTAACCATCTCGGCATAGGCTTCGCCGCCGTAAATGCTGAATCCGTGGTGGGATGTCAGGATGTTGACGGAATCTCCCGGCTGAATCTTGCTTAAATCGACTTTCTCCAGAGTTTTCAGCGTTATCTCCCGTATTCTCAGACGGGTCTCTTCGGAGGTGGCGCTCTCCATGGGTTTATCTGCGTCAGGAAAAAGGTCGTGTATTCTGACGCCCACCATGCCTGGCAACATACAGGCGCGTTCGCCCAGTTGTTCAGTGGCCATGTTGTATGTAGAGATTCTCGCTTGTGTAGGTGTCAAGGTGGCCATTATTTGCTTTCACCCCCCGGAAAAAGTTCGTTCATTTTTTCTTGGTCTTCGGCAAGGTAGTACTGCTTGCCGTACTTCTGCATCACCTTTTCCGGGATCTCCCAAATCGTGGCCATCTTTCCGTACCACTGATAACCTGGCGCCTGTTTGAGTTCGATATCGGCGGCTTTCAGGAGTCGAATCACACCGGTGATGCATAAAACGCCGCAGCCCGTCCGTGCCCCCGTCGTCCTGGCAACCTCTTCCGGGGTATCGGCACCCGCAACTATCGCGGCAGCAATCTCTTTGGCCTGGATCCGGTGGCAATAGCAAACAACCTGATCGGGGTACATGTGGGCTTTACGGCAGATTTCCCCCACTCTGCCGTCCCCTAATATAGCGTTGGCATCCATGCCTACCTGAAGGGGAGTGCATCTCTCCTCAAGCACAATGGCATGACGGGGACAGCGTGTAGCACAGATACCGCAGGCCTGGCACAGATTTTGCTCGACTTTGGCTACTTTTTGGCCTGCTATCTTTGAAGCCGAAATAGCAACCACTGGACAAACACGGATGCAGGTTTCGCACCCATTGCATTTCTTGCCGTCTACAACCGCGGTCTTTGTTATAACCCTCACCACAGGACCCCCTTTGAAATTATTGTAAACAACAATATACTATAGTAAAATTCACGGTATACTGTATCTTTAGTTAAAATATATTAGAGAACATCTTTCCTGTCAAGAGAAAAGTTCCCTTTTCGTAATAATCATTGGCAAAATTCAAAAATGTCAAACATTTTTTGGCGTAATAATTCAAGCATATGAAAGCATATACGCCCTTTAAAAGACGCAAAAAAGTCGAGGGTTTTCGGTACCCTCGACCTATTTACATTTCTTCATCTGTCTTTTTCCAATTCCTTGAGAACCTTGATGACGTTGAGAAATCCTTCAGTTTTCTGCTTATACAGAATGTCCGCCGCCTGTGTGTTATGTTCTCGCAGCAAATTCACTAATTCAACGTGTTCTTGGTTGGACATCCTAAGTCTCTCCGGAAACATGGAGAACACCCAACGGGTTCGTTCGCTCCTGTCCCACAGATCCTCGATCATATTATATATAAGCTCAGCCTCACTAGCTCGGTATATTGTAAGGTGGAATTCTTTGTTAATCAAGCCGTATTGATTGACATTTTCGGCCTGTCGCTCTACTTCCATTTTCTCTATCAGGCTATTAAGCTTCTTGATCGTCTTCTGATCTATTTTTTCCGCGGCCATCCGGGTGGCCAGCGTTTCCAGTTCCCGCCTGATGAGCATGAGTTGTTCGAGTTCGTTCAAATCAAGTTTTTTGACCTTGACGCCCACATTATGGATCGTCTCGACAAGCCCGATTGATTCAAGGCGTTTAATGCCTTCCCTGATTGGTATCTTGCTGACTGAAAGTTCGTCCCCGACTTTCTGAAGGTGGATATATTCGCCGGGCTTAATCTCGTTTGACAGGATTTTTTCTTTCAGGTACTTGAAAACAAGATCGGATTTGCTTAATGGTTTGGTCATAGCCGTTCCTTCCCTTTTCGCCTTATCGGTTATCTGGTAGTATAATACATCTTCTTGGATGGTATATTATACTATAAAACAGAATAGGTCAAATAGTTTTTTTATAGATAGCCCCAAATGTTACTCTGGCGATAAAGTCAATGGTCGCATGGCGATACCGGCGCCGTTGGGAAGGACTTCAATTTTCCCGTAATATTGCTGGGGCTATATCTCCACATAAGCTTTGCCATCCCAATGCCATCCTTCTTTATCAGGGTGGAGTCCCAATCGAAGAGATATCCCGTCTTCGCCACTCGTCAACAGTCATAACTAGCAAAATCTAGGTACAGGATAGCGACGAAG harbors:
- a CDS encoding (2Fe-2S)-binding protein; protein product: MYPDQVVCYCHRIQAKEIAAAIVAGADTPEEVARTTGARTGCGVLCITGVIRLLKAADIELKQAPGYQWYGKMATIWEIPEKVMQKYGKQYYLAEDQEKMNELFPGGESK
- a CDS encoding GntR family transcriptional regulator: MTKPLSKSDLVFKYLKEKILSNEIKPGEYIHLQKVGDELSVSKIPIREGIKRLESIGLVETIHNVGVKVKKLDLNELEQLMLIRRELETLATRMAAEKIDQKTIKKLNSLIEKMEVERQAENVNQYGLINKEFHLTIYRASEAELIYNMIEDLWDRSERTRWVFSMFPERLRMSNQEHVELVNLLREHNTQAADILYKQKTEGFLNVIKVLKELEKDR